The Oleidesulfovibrio alaskensis DSM 16109 nucleotide sequence TTGTCCGGTACCGGCTGTCAGGGCGCGTCGTCGTCTTCTATGGGGCCGCGGGGAATGATGATGCGCGCTGCCCGTTCGAAAAAGATATAATCCCAAGCCCACGTGAAAAGTACAAACAGCCTGTTGCGGAAGCCCACAAGATACAGCAGGTGAATGAACAGCCACATGACCCAGGCAACAAAGCCGGTGGCTGTGTGTTCTTTGCCCATGCGTACCACGGCGGCGGCCCGCCCTATGGTGGCCATGGAGCCTTTGTCGCGGTACCGGAAAGCGCGCAGCGGTCTGCCTGCCAGTGCGGCGCGTATGTTGTCCGCGGCCAGAGCGCCCTGCTGTATGGCATTGGGAGCAATGAGCGGAGCGGGCGAATCGCCCTGCGGCAGAGCCATGTCGCCCGCAACGAAAACATCAGGATGTCCTTCAACCTGCAGTGTGGGCAGCACCGGCACGCGGCCGCCGCGTCCCGTGGGCAGACCCATCTGGCCGGCCAGAGCGTGCCCCTGCACACCTGCTGTCCACACCACGGTTTCGGTCCGTAACGGGCTGCTGCCTTCCAGCTCGACGCTGTCCGGAGTCACGGCCGTCACTTTGGCATTCAGGCGTACGTCCACCCCCATGTGGGTAAGCCGTTCAAATGCGTAGCGGCGCAGGTGGTCGGGAAATCCGGCCAGCAGACCGTCGCCTGCTTCCAGCAGCACCACGCGGGCCTGTCCCGTGTTCAGGGTTGGAAAGTCTTTGGTGAGCGGCTGGCGGATAAGTTCGGCCAGCGCTCCTGCGTATTCCACCCCCGTGGGGCCGCCGCCCACCACGGTGTATGTGAGAATACGGTCCTTTCTGTCCGGATTGCGTTCGTGTGTGGCCTGTTCGAAGCATGAGACAATATGGTTGCGCAGCGTGATGGCCTGTTCCAGATTTTTCAGCCTGAAGCAGTGCTTGTCCGCGCCCGGTACGCCGTAAAAGGCCGTGAAGCTGCCCATGGCCACAACCAGTTTGTCAAAGGGAATGTGCGGTCCGTCAGTGTGCAGCACCTTGTTTTTCATATCGATGCTGCGCACGTCACCCATGACGAAATGCACATTGGGATATTTGCGGAAAATGGCCCGCAGCGGGTAGGCTATCTGCCCCGGTTCCAGTTCGGCCGCGGCAACCTGATAGAGCAGCGGCAAAAAAGTGTGGTAGTTGTTTCTGTCGACCAGAATGATATCCAGATTTTTGTCGCGCGCCAGTCTGCGCACGGCCCAAACGCCCGCAAAACCGCCGCCTGCGACGACGACCCGCGTTCTGCTGTTGCCTGTGCTGCCCGTCATGCTGATTTCTCCTTTTGCCGGCAGGTTATGTGCCCGTATGAGATTCTTTTGTTTCGAGCATCACCCTATACTGTAGCGTATGCAGTCTTTCGGGTAAACAGAATAGGCAGCGGTGGCGGATGAATCCAAAGAAGGCTATGCTGCCTGTGAAGAGGAAAGCGAGTGGAGCATTCATGGGAAAACTGAATGTCGATGATCTGAAAGAAGGCATGGTGCTGGCCGCAGACGTATGCGGCCGCGACGGCAGGACACTGCTGGGCGCCGGTGCCGCGCTGCAGGAGCGCCACCTGCGTATATTCAAGGCGTGGGGTGTTACCGAGGCGGATATCGAGGGTGTGGACCGCTCTGACATGGAGCAGGAACACGAAGCCGAACTGCCGCCCGAAGTGCTGGAGGCCGCGCGTGCGCGTGTGGATGCCCGTATGGGCCGCCACGGCGGCAGCGAGCTGGAGCATGAGCTGCGGCGTATAACAACGCTGCGGCTGAGCGCCCGCATACTGCACGATGGCATGCCCGAAACCGAGGAACTGGATTACGGGGCGTTGCGGGCCTGTGCGGCCAAAGACTCGTTTGATAAAGACCGCACCTCGGTCCATTCGGTTGTGGATGATCAGGTGCAGCTGCTTTCTTTCCCCGACATTTATTTTCGCATTGTCAAGGTGCTGGAGTCGCCCAGCAGTTCTTCGCGCAAGCTGGCGGAAGTGGTCAGCACGGACGCCAGTCTGGCGGCACGGCTTCTGCGGCTTGTGAACAGCCCGTTTTACGGGTTCCCTTCCAAAATCGACTCCATAGCGCGGGCCATCACCCTGATCGGCGCCAACGAACTGGTCACCCTTGCTCTGGGTATTTCCGTCATGCGGGTTTTTTCCGGTGTGCCCTCGGGGGGCTTCAACATGCGGCGCTTCTGGGAACATTCCATCCTGTGCGGCCTGTTTTCGCGGCTGATCGCCGGGCACAAGATGGGGCTTTCGGAAGAACGGCTGTTTGTAGGCGGGCTGCTGCACGATCTGGGCGAGCTGCTCATGCTCAGCAGGCATCCGCGTACCATGTGCCGGACCATGGTGTACGCCCATGAGCAGCAGGTGCCGCTGTATCAGGCGGAAAAAGCCGTGTTCGGCTTTGATCATGCCGGAGCAGGCAGCCTGCTGCTGAACCGCTGGAATCTGCCCGACGGCCTTGTGCGCATGGTGGGGTATCATCACCTGCCGGACAGAGTGCGGGCGCCTCTGGAAGCTTCCGTGGTGCATGTTGCCGATATCATGTCTTTTCTGTTCCGTATTGAGGATGTTCCCGCGGGAATGGTGCTGTCCGGACTGAACGGCGCGGCAATAAACAAACTGGGGCTGGCGCCTTCGGCTGTGCAGACAATGATGGCGCAGGCGGGCAGGCAGTTCGAGGCCATTTCCGGTGTGTTCTTTGACGCCGGTCAGGAAGCGCGGGACAAGGCATGAATCAGCAAGGGGCAGAAACGGAGCAGGATCTGCGGGCGCGGGTGCCGGACGAGCGCAGAGCCACGCTGGCCGCGCTGGAGCTGGCAGCCACCCTGAGCCATTTTGACCAGCGGCTTGACCGTATGGAAGGAGTGGACAGCATTCTGCGAGAGACCGCGGCCAAGGCTCAGGGACTGGTGGAAATGCAGTCATGGGCTTTTTTTCTGGTCGATCCGGAAACCGGAGATTTTACCTGTGCCCTTACTGACGGGCCGGAAGACCGTCTGCGTTTTGAACGTGAAGTGGACGCACTGATAGAAGACAGAACCTTTGCGTGGGTTCTGGGTCGCAACAGGGCCGTGCTTGTGCCTTCGGGCATCGGCGCTGCCGGCAGGCTGCTGCTCCATCCGCTGGCGACATCTTCGGGGCTGTGGGGCATGTTTGTGGCTTTTACCGGTGAAGGGGCAGAGTCCACAGACCTCGGGTTTTATCTGCTTACGGTGGTGTTTTTTTCCTGCGCATCCATGCTTGAAAGCTATTCTCTGTACCGCCAGCTGCAGCAGGTGAACGAGGGACTGGAACAGCAGGTGGCCGACCGCACCCGCGAACTGGTGTCCATTAACTCCAGTCTGGAACGCGAGGTGGAGGAACGCAGTCTGGCAGAGCAGCAGCTGCGGCGGACTCTGAACGAAAAAGAGTCATACCGGCAGCATCTTGAGGCCGTTTTTTCCAGCATACAGGATGCCATCATCACCGTAGACCTGAATGGTGTGGTACTGAACACCAATGCCGCTGCTGAAAAAATGCTGGGCATTCCGGCTGCACAGGCTGTGAGAATGCATCATACCGCCCTGCAGCTGCCCTGTGCCAGAGCATGTCAGGATGTGCTGGGAGCCACGCTGGGTTCCGGTACGCCCGTGCGCGAATTCCGCGCCGTGAGTGAAGACGGCGCTCAGGTGATGATTCTGGGCGGCACGCCGCTTATCTCGCTGGACGGGACGTTTTCCGGCGCCGTTCTTTCCTGCCGCGATATCACGCGGCTTGTGTCGCTGGAGCAGCAGCTCCGTCAGCGGCATTCATTCAGCAATATCATCGGGCGCAGCAAGGTTATGCAATCGCTGTTCGGCCTGCTGGAAAATCTTGCGGCATACGACACCACAGTGCTGGTCACCGGTGAATCCGGTACCGGCAAGGAACTGGTGGCAGAGGCTCTGCATTACAACGGGGCGCGCTCGGGCGGACCGCTGGTCAAGGTGAACTGCACTGCCTTGTCTGAAAGCCTGCTGGAAAGCGAACTGTTCGGCCATGTGCGCGGGGCCTTTACCGGAGCCGTGCGCGACAGGGCCGGACGGTTTGAGACAGCCGAAGGCGGTACTATTTTTCTTGATGAGATCGGCGACATCTCCATGCGTATTCAGGTACTGCTGCTGCGCTTTCTCGAGTCAAAAGAATTTGAACGGGTGGGTGACACCACTCCGCGGCGGGCTGATGTGCGCATAGTGGCTGCCACCAATGCCGACCTGCACCGGCGCATCAGTGAAGGTACTTTCCGCGCGGACCTGTTTTACCGGCTCAATGTCACCAGTGTGCATCTGCCGCCGCTCAGGGAGAGGCGCGAAGACATCCCGCTGCTGGTCCAGCATTTTGTGGAGCAATGCAACACCGAACTGGGAACCCGTGTGGCCGGAGTGGATGATAAAGCCATGGCTGCGCTGGTCCGTGCTCCGTGGCCGGGCAATGTGCGCGAACTGAAGCATACGCTGGAACATGCCTGCGTGCTGTGCCGCGACGGCTATGTGGAAGCCGGTCACCTGCCGGCGGAGCTTGCGGCGGTTGAGTCTTCCCCTGTCCGGTTTGATGCGGCGGTGTCCGGGCCGGTTTCTGCCGCCGCGGGCGGCGCAGTTCCGCAGCCCGTGGCGGGCGGATTCGGACGGCGGCAGCTGGACGCCCGCAGCATCACGGCGGCCATCGAACAGACCGGAGGCAACAAGGCCAGAGCGGCGCGCCTGCTGGGAGTAGGGCGGGCGACTCTGTACCGCAAACTGCGGGAGCTGGACATGTCCATATAACATGTCTCAAGTGTCTCAAGCGAGACATCTTTGTGTCTCAAGTGTCTTGTTTGAGACAGCGATTAGGTGTCTCACCGACAGGGTTATTCTTAGTGGAAATCTGTAATAATTTTATATTACAGATTTTTTTTATTTTGGCACCGGTGTTGTAATACAGGATGCAAGGACAAGGGGGGCCGGCATGGTAACAGTGGTTACGCCTGAACAGTTCGCCAGCATACTGGATACGGAAGACAGACCGGTGCTGGCAGGATGCCTGCAGAGAGATTCCGCTTTTATGGAGCAGTGTATGGTGCTGCAGGCTGCGTCCACCGCAGTGGAGGGAAAGGCCAGAGTCTGCCTGATGGACCCGGACTGGCTGAACGAGTTCTGCCGCAAGTTTTCCATAAGCGGTACCCCGTCGTACCTGCTGTTTAACGGCGGAACAGAATACGAGCGGTTTCTGGGCAGGGCCGAACTGCACAATCTGACAGCCATGGCCCGCAGACTGCTGCCGGCGGCACGGCACCCTGAGGCGCAGGGCAGGCAGGCACCGCGGTTTGATATGGAACTGAGCCGCGCCGGATACTGGTCCTGATGAATTTTGCCAGCGCTGCGGCATAGCGGAACAATGCCTTGATGATCCCGGAAGGCGTCCGTTTATCAGCCGCAGACAAGACCGGAGCAGGTCAGGAAGGAGTAAGTCTCCGCCGCTGCAAGGCGGAGCACATACGGACACGAGATGCAACGGAAGCCGTGCACCATAGCGGGGGCTACGGGGGGAAGCACGGCATCCGGATACCGCGCAATCAGTGTGCGCGGCCCGCAACGGGCCCGGTCCGCCTTCGGGGGTTGGCGGACACATAGCGGATACGTCCGCGCACACTGCGCGTATTTCGGCCCTGCCGCGCACAGGCGGCACGGCAAACACGGTATCAGCGAAAAACGGCGCGGCCATGTTGCAGGCATTACAGGGGGGAAGTGCTGTACATCTTGTACGCATGACCGCGCCGCACTTCGCACAGAGTACGTGCGGCAACGCAAACGACTTATGCAGACGCTGCGGTTATCTAATCCCGGGGGGGATTGCAGCGTCGGCCGGGGCATCCGGGGGGATTGTGCCGGTACTGAAAAAAGCGGTCTGCCTGATGGCAGACCGCTTTTATTGCGGTATGTGCGTTGCGGACGCGTTCAGCAGGCCTGCCCCTGTTTGGGGCACAGCTCCGCGTCGTTGATCAGGTCTGCCAGCGTGAACGAATTCAGCTTTTCATACATGGCCTTGGCCGCTTCGTTCCAGATGGTTCTGGTCAGGCAGTAGTCCATGCGGGGGCAGCACGGTTCGGGGTCCACACATTCAAAGGTGGGAACCGTTTCCTCCAGAGCGAAAACGACATCGCCCAGCAGGATGGATTCCGGCGGCCTGGCCAGCATGTAGCCGCCCTTGGATCCCAGTCTGCTGGAGATGTAGCCGGCACCCTTCAATACCCTGATAAGCTTTTCAAGGTACTTCATGGATATGCCCTGCCGGTCAGCGATTTCCTTGATGGAAACCGGCTGATCGTCACCATGGGTATGCATGGCGATGTCGAGCAGCATGCGCGTACCGTAACGGCTTCGTGTGGTAAGCTTCATGGGTATCCTGCGTGGATGCGGATGCACGGGGCATCACGGGGAGCGAAACGGGGCGGAAGCGTCTGCTTCCGCCCCTGTTGTTGTTATTCGTCGTCTGCGGCTTTCAGATGGTCCGGCACAATGGCCATCTTGATGAGGAGCGGTTTGAGGAAGCTCCACTTGATGCCGATTTCGTATTCTTCTTCAAGGTCGCGGATGGCGTCCCAGCAGTTATGGCAGGGGGCCACCACCAGCGTGGCGCCTGTGGCCAGAATCTGGTCGCGCTTGGTCTGCAGGGCCTTGTTACGCTCTGCGCGGTACTTGCCGATACCGTTAAAGCCGCCACCGCCGCCGCAGCAGTAGTTATGCTCGCGGTTGGGGGTCATTTCACGGTAGTCTTCGGCAATATAGCTCATGATCTCGCGGGTGAAGTTGGCAAGACCATGGTTGCGCACATAGTTGCAGGAATCCTGAAGCGTACAGGGTTCCTTGATCTTTTTGGCAGGATCGATCTTGATCTTGCCTTCGCGCAGAGCTTCGGCAACCCACTCCACATAGTGCATGCACTTGACCGGCGGCAGGCCGTCTTCGCGTCCTGCCCAGTACGGCCCTTCGATGACGGTGGCGCGGTGTGCGTGGCCGCATTCGGTGCCGACCATGCGTTTGGGTTTCAGGCGTTCCATGGCGGCATACACCTTGTCCACCTGCATTTTGCACGCGGCCCAGTCACCGGCAAACATGGCCAGCGACGTCTGTTCCCAGCCTTCGCTGGGCACGGTCCAGTCTTCACCGGCCAGATGGAACAGGATGGCGGCTTCTGCAAGGTCTTCAGGGTAGTGCTTGGGTTCGCGGGCGTTCAGCGTGTACATGATGTCCGCGCCTACTTTGTCCACGGGAATGGTAAGACCCGGCCATTCTTCGGCTGTTTCCTCTTCCATCCATTCGCAGGTCTCTACCCAGTCCTCGGTGGTCACGTCCATCTGCGCGCTGTACACGCGGTGCATGCCGGAACCGATTTTCAGTTCCCACGGCACAAAACCCTGAGAGTACATGAGACCGCGCAGGTAGCTGAACATGACGCCCATGTCTATGCCGTGGGGGCAGTACATGCCGCAACGGTTGCAGCAGGTGCACTGCGACCACGCCACTTCCATGCAGTGCTGCATGAAGGCGTTGTCCACCTTGCCTTTGCGTTTAACCATTTCGCCCAGCGTGGACTGTATCTTGTACGCGGGAACCTGCTTGGGGTCGCGGTTGTTTACGCGGTACAGAAAGCAGCTGTCGGCGCACATGCCGCAGTGGGCGCATATTTCCAGCCAGGTGCGGATGCGTGACTGGCAGGTTTTTTCAATGGTGGACCACAACGCGTCGGTGTCCACTTCCAGCGAGTTCATTTCTTCGTAATACTGATTGCCGCCCTTGTCGCCGAGCAGGGCCTTCAGGTCCTCTTCGGTGTTGACCGGACGTTTATTACAGAACTTACCTTCAGGCATTGTTCACTCCTTCTGGGTGTGCCGGTTACCAGGGGAAGCCGGCTGTACGCTTCATACCGCCACGCTTGATGTTGTAATCCATACCCAGCTGGCCGCGTGACATGAAAAAGAGTGCCACATGAGACAGCTTGGTGAACGGAATGAGCACCAGCAGCAGTTCGCCCGTGATTATGTGCATGACCAGCCAGAACTGGTAGTCGCCCACATGCAGACGGGCGATGAAGCCTGTGAGGAACGGTGCGGCGGAAACGGCCAGAATGAACCAGTCGTAAGCGCTGGTCAGGATGCGCACTTCCGTCAGGGCGATGCGGCGCAGGGCCAGCATGGCCGCGCCGGCCAGAGCGGCAACTGTCAGGCCGTCTGCCAGCCACCACGGCAGGGTGGGCAGGCTGAAGCCGAAGCGTTCTTCCAGAATGATGTTGTGACCCATGAGAAACAGCGGAACCAGCACAGCCCCGATGTGGAAAAGGAAGAACCCTGCAGCCATGAAAGGCTGCTGACGCCAGCTGTGGGTTCCCATGGGGGTTATCCAGCAGAGTACGGAACGCAGCGCTCCGCGCAGTCCGATGCTCATATGCGGCCGGTAGGCCACTCTGTCGAGCTTCCAATCAAGGCCGCGGATGTACCAGACAACCCGTGCCAGCAGACCGCCGAAGCAGACCACCAGGGATATCCAGAGCATGGGGCCGGTCAGGAAATCGATCATTATTGTCTCCTTGCTTGCTAAGACGTGTGTTCGGGCCGGAAGTTAGTACTTCCGCATTTTTTCGTCCCGACCGGTCAGAAACTTCCAGAAGCCGACGAAGCAGAGAAGGGTCACTCCCATAAGGATATAGGTGATGCCCTTGGAGTGCAGCATGAATTCATGAAGCGTGTAAAACATCTGTTCCATGAGTTTTCTCCTTCACGCCAGCCTAGTGGGCGTCTTTGTAGTCGGGGTGCTCGAACAGCACGGGCATACGTGTGGCGATGAACCGGTACACCGTGATGATCATGGTCACGATGAAGATGGAAATGCATATTTCCATCCAGTGGGGGAAGTAACGTTCGTCTGCGGGCAGCTGATAGTTGAATGCCACCAGAGAAACGTTGAAGCGGTTCATCACGATGCCCAGCACGGCGTTGATGGAAGCCACGCGGATGATGGTCTTGTTCTTTTCGCGTACGCCCAGCGCATACAGAAATGCGGGCAGCGCCACAAAGCCGAACATTTCCACCAGAAACCACGCGCCGTAGCCGGTTGCAAGGTAGTGCCAGTCGTTGTCCATGGCTATGTCCATGGTCTTGATGCAGAAGTAGCCCGCCAGCACAAAGGCGGCGGCTTTGCCGAAGCCCAGCACCACGTCGTCAGCTTCGTCCAGATGGGTTTTGTCCATCATGTGATGCAGCCCCTTGTGCGCCAGCGTACCTTCAAAGATAACCATGGAAAGGCCGGCAACCATGGAAGAGATGAAGAAGAATACGGGCAGGAACGAGGAGTACCACAGCGGGTGCAGCTTGCTGGGTGCGATGAGGAACAGGGCGCCCAGCGAGGACTGGTGCAGTGTGGAAAGCACAACGCCGAAGATGGTGAGCACCAGCGTGAACTTGACCACGATGTTGCGTATCTTGCGCAGTCCCAGCCATTCCAGCGCTGCGGGCGACCATTCGATGAACAGCACGGTGAGATACGTCATGACGCACAGACCCACTTCAAACAGCAGCGACGTGGTGCCCTGCGAGTAGAATATGGGATAGGGCAGACGCAGCGGATGGCCGAGGTCGTAGGTGAGGGCGATAACCACAAAGAAGTAGCCGAGGAACGCCGTGGTTATGGCCGGACGCACCGCGGAATGAAAACGTTTGAGACCGAACAGGTAGCATGCGGCGCTGGTGACATAGCCACCGGCTGCCAGTGCCACACCGCACAGCAGGTCAAATCCGATCCACACCCCCCAGGGGTTGTTGTGGTCAAGGTTGGAAACGGCGCCGATACCCTGAGTGAAGCGGATGAACGTCAGAATGAGACCGCCCACAAGGATAATGGCCGTCAGGATGTTGCCGGGTGTCAGCAACCCGTTACGGTTGTTCTGTATGTCAGCCATTTATGCGTCCTCCTCGGGCTTTTCCGTCCCGGATTCGGCGGATTCGGGTTCGTTTTGAGCGGCAAGGCGCGCTTCGAACTCTTTTTCAGCCTCTTCCTTTGCCTTTTTCACTTCGCGGGCAATGGCGGCTTCTTTTTCCTTGGCGGCCTTTTCCATGGCGGCCTGCAGCTTGGCGTCCGCTTCGGCCTGCGTTTCGCCCACGGCATGGCGTACGGCGGCGGCCTGTTCTTCCTGCGCTATTTTATCTTTGCGTTTGGAAATGGCGTACGCACCGGTAAGCAGCACGGGCCAGATGCCTACAACCATGGGCACGGAACCCAGTGCGCCGGCGGTATGTTCCTGCGCGGGCTTGGTGCCCAGATGTTCATCCTGACCCAGTTCGCCGAAGGGTACACCGGCAAGGTACAGCCAGTTGGTGCCGCCCATTTCGTGTTCGCCGTAGATGTGGTCCTGATAGCGTTCAGGGTTTTTGCGGATTCTGTCGCGCGCGATGCGCAGCAGGTCTTCGCGCTTGCCGAAAGTCAGAGCTTCCTTGGGGCATTTTTCAACGCATCCCGGCAGCTTGCCTTCCTGCAGACGGGGGTGACACATGGTGCACTTGGTAATCAGCGGATCATATGCTTCACCGTATTCAAACGCGGGCACGTTGAACGGGCAGGCGATCATGCAGTACCGGCAGCCCACGCACAGCTTGGGGTTGTATGTAACCGAGCCGTCGGGGTTTTTGGTAAACGCCTTTACAAAGCAGGCCGAGGCGCAGGCGGGTTCCAGACAGTGGTTGCACTGCTGTTTGCGGAACACAGGGTGTTCAAGGCCGGCCACGTTGTATTTGTTGACCACTGTATAGGTGGCGTCATCTGTTCTGCGCTTGGTTTCAAGCACCGAAAGGTCGTCAAACGGCTTTTCGGGCATGGGCAGATTGTTCACCTGCTGGCACGCTTCCTCGCATTTGCGGCAGCCGATGCAGCGGGTGGAATCATGCAGAACGCCGTAGCTGTCGGGGTAGCCGGAAAAGCTGTGATTGCCCCCCGCGGCGGCGGGCTTGCCCGCTGCCACCGAAAGTCCGGCAGCACCGAGCAGGCTCAGAAAGGTTCTTCGACGCATGGACTAGTCTCCTTGCTAATATCCTACAGATCGCGTTTTTTGTGACACTCGTTGCAAGCCGTGTTGGCAGGCTTTTCAATGCGCATGGCGGTGTGGCATCCCATGCACTGCTGGTGGTAGGCGGCCTTCAGGCCCGGGCGGTCGCCCTGATCCAGCTCAAACGGCTTGCCGTGGCATGTGGCGCATGCGGGGGGTGTCTTTGAAACGGGGCTGTTGTGGTGGCAGCCCTGGCAGAACGTGCCGGGCTCGTTGTGGAAAGCGGCGGCAAGTCTGTCGCCTTCAATTCCCGCCAGCATGGTCTTGATGATCTTGCGGTGCGGGAAGTCCACAGCCTCGTACTCGTTCACCATCGCATCAATGGTAACGCGGTCGGGGACGTCGTTAAGGTCGTAAGTGCCCTTGGTGTACTGGCGCGAAGAAGCCACCAGCATGCCTACGGAGACGCGCTCTTCCTTGCTCAGTGCCTCAGCGCCCTGCGGAGCGAGCTCAGCGGGAACATTGTGGCATTTGGCGCATGAATCTTCCGTGTTTTTGTAGGGGACAAAGCTGTGGCAGCCGGCGCATACGGGCTGCTCTTTCTGCTTGTTATGGCAGCCTACGCAGCTGGCATCGGCCTGCTTGGCATGCATGGCCTGCGAAAGCTGAACAAAGCCGCCTTCCTTCTTGCCTTCGGTCGTATGGCATTCGGAGCAGCTGGCGATTTTTTCGTGATGGCAGACGCGGCAGGTATCATTGGCCTGTTCGTGCACCTTGTGGTTGAAGGCCACGGCGGCGATGGAGCCGGGACCGGCTTCTTTTTTGACGGTCTTTGAACCGGCAGGGGGAGTCATGACGACGGCGTCGGGCTGTCCGCGGTCAAGGCGGGGCACATCCTTCACCACTTCGTACGCGGCCTGCGCCTGTGTGGTGTGGCACCCTGCGCAGTTGACGGGGCCGGTCTTCTGCTGTGCCTGTGCCGTGGTCACGTGGCACACCACGCACTGGTTGTGGGCTGCATCGGCAAAAGCAGAAACAGTCACGCCGTCAGCCGTGACGGGGGCGTCCTTGTGGCAGGCGCGGCAGCTGTCTTCCTCGCCTTTTTTCCACACGGTCTTTTCAGCTGCTTTGTCGTAAACATGGTGGCAGGTGCCGCAGTTGACATCTGCACCGCCGGCGGGCTTGATGCTTGCCGCGGCAATGTGGCGGTAGTGCAGCGATTTGTCCATGCCGGCTTCGGCGCGGTCTGCCGGTGCTTCCTGCGCCACGTGGCAGCTGCGGCATTCACTGTCCAGCGGACCGGACTTCTGACCGTTGTCCACCATCTCGGTATGGCAGCCGATACAGTTGTCATGGTAGACTTTTTTCAGTTGCTCGGCGCTTTCGTCCGCGGTGCGCTGAAACTTGAGCGACATTTTGCCGTCCACGGTTTTGTGGCAGGCGGAACAGTCTTTGTCTTTCAGCGCGGCAGTGTGCTTGTCGTGGCGGAAAGAAGCCGGCGGCAGCTCCAGATCGTCGAACTGTTTAACAACGTCGATCCGGATAAGGTCGGCATTGCCGCCGCCCGCGCCCGCGGGTTCGGGCATGGCGCTGGTGCTCCGGACCAGGAACCCCGATGCCGATATGACGGCAACGGCAGCCAGAATCCCTGCCCATTGCAGCAGTGATTTTTTTTTCAACATAGTGGCAGTCCTTTGAAAAATGGTGAAACGCATCCTCAGACATCCTGTACCGACGGCCGGACAGATCCCCGTGACCGGTGGCGGTAAGCCTGCGGGCAGAACGCAAAAAGGGCGCAAAAAACGACACACCCATCAGCCGGAGCCGTATGTCTGTGCCGGTTGTCGAGCCTGTTTCTGCGCATGGCAACCTTCCCGTAGGCATCTGCAGAGGGGGTATGTCCGGTTCCGTCCGGAACGGGGTGGCGCCCCGCGGGCGGGCCGGATTTTGTCCCGAAATACCCTACCTGCATGGTATGATTTATTTCCTACCGCTGAGGTATGCGATTATCAAGAGTGCGTCAAGAAAAATATGAAAAATCGTTGGGAGAGAATGAGATAAGCGTGGTTAGTGAGTGGTCATTCATATGGTAAAACGCAGGGTTGTTCAATGGTTTTTCATGCCCTGAAAGTAGGCTTTGCGGTGCCGCGCGCTCATGTGTAATCAGAAAGGCAAGGAGAATGACGATGCATTTTTTTGTTAACCTGCCGCTGAGCTATGCCGCGGCAGACCAATCG carries:
- the hmcD gene encoding sulfate respiration complex protein HmcD, translated to MEQMFYTLHEFMLHSKGITYILMGVTLLCFVGFWKFLTGRDEKMRKY
- the hmcB gene encoding sulfate respiration complex iron-sulfur protein HmcB, with protein sequence MRRRTFLSLLGAAGLSVAAGKPAAAGGNHSFSGYPDSYGVLHDSTRCIGCRKCEEACQQVNNLPMPEKPFDDLSVLETKRRTDDATYTVVNKYNVAGLEHPVFRKQQCNHCLEPACASACFVKAFTKNPDGSVTYNPKLCVGCRYCMIACPFNVPAFEYGEAYDPLITKCTMCHPRLQEGKLPGCVEKCPKEALTFGKREDLLRIARDRIRKNPERYQDHIYGEHEMGGTNWLYLAGVPFGELGQDEHLGTKPAQEHTAGALGSVPMVVGIWPVLLTGAYAISKRKDKIAQEEQAAAVRHAVGETQAEADAKLQAAMEKAAKEKEAAIAREVKKAKEEAEKEFEARLAAQNEPESAESGTEKPEEDA
- the hmcC gene encoding sulfate respiration complex protein HmcC; the protein is MADIQNNRNGLLTPGNILTAIILVGGLILTFIRFTQGIGAVSNLDHNNPWGVWIGFDLLCGVALAAGGYVTSAACYLFGLKRFHSAVRPAITTAFLGYFFVVIALTYDLGHPLRLPYPIFYSQGTTSLLFEVGLCVMTYLTVLFIEWSPAALEWLGLRKIRNIVVKFTLVLTIFGVVLSTLHQSSLGALFLIAPSKLHPLWYSSFLPVFFFISSMVAGLSMVIFEGTLAHKGLHHMMDKTHLDEADDVVLGFGKAAAFVLAGYFCIKTMDIAMDNDWHYLATGYGAWFLVEMFGFVALPAFLYALGVREKNKTIIRVASINAVLGIVMNRFNVSLVAFNYQLPADERYFPHWMEICISIFIVTMIITVYRFIATRMPVLFEHPDYKDAH
- the hmcA gene encoding sulfate respiration complex hexadecaheme cytochrome HmcA, which codes for MLKKKSLLQWAGILAAVAVISASGFLVRSTSAMPEPAGAGGGNADLIRIDVVKQFDDLELPPASFRHDKHTAALKDKDCSACHKTVDGKMSLKFQRTADESAEQLKKVYHDNCIGCHTEMVDNGQKSGPLDSECRSCHVAQEAPADRAEAGMDKSLHYRHIAAASIKPAGGADVNCGTCHHVYDKAAEKTVWKKGEEDSCRACHKDAPVTADGVTVSAFADAAHNQCVVCHVTTAQAQQKTGPVNCAGCHTTQAQAAYEVVKDVPRLDRGQPDAVVMTPPAGSKTVKKEAGPGSIAAVAFNHKVHEQANDTCRVCHHEKIASCSECHTTEGKKEGGFVQLSQAMHAKQADASCVGCHNKQKEQPVCAGCHSFVPYKNTEDSCAKCHNVPAELAPQGAEALSKEERVSVGMLVASSRQYTKGTYDLNDVPDRVTIDAMVNEYEAVDFPHRKIIKTMLAGIEGDRLAAAFHNEPGTFCQGCHHNSPVSKTPPACATCHGKPFELDQGDRPGLKAAYHQQCMGCHTAMRIEKPANTACNECHKKRDL